The sequence TTGTTCTGACGTTTCGCAGCACCCTTTCATCTCTGCGGACAGGTGATCTTAAAGTGGGGCCTGCATCCATGGAGATTTTGGTCGAAGTTCCCATGGAAGGAGCTCGTCGCCCCAATTTGCCTCAGAATTTTCCACAAGCGTTCTTTGGGGTCCCTACTGAGCCGCGAAAACTGGTGGTCAAAAGCCAGCAAGTAACTCTCAAAGTGCTGCCTCTGCCAACTGAGGGGAAACCCGCTAGCTTCAGTGGGGCGGTGGGAGATTTTTCGATGACAGCCAGTGCCAACCCAAACGAGCTCACGGTGGGAGATCCATTAGCAGTGGAGTTAATCTTTGAAGGCACCGGTAACTTTGACGCGCTCACGGCTCCGGCGCTGACTGCTCCGAGTGGATGGAAATCTTATCCTGCGAAGCGCTACAATATTGAAGGGCAGCTTGACCAAAACCAAGTGCCGACTTTAGAGCGAAAAATTGGTTATTCGCAGGTTTTCATTCCTGAGGCTGTCCACGCTGCGCTTCCTCCTTTTGAAGTCAGCTATTTCAGCGCCACGCAGAAGCAATACGTGACTCTTCGCACAGAAGCGATCCCGCTGACCATGAAACCTGCAGCGCCCACCTCTGAGACTGCTGCGACGGCCTCGACGACAGCGAATATGCCCGTGCCCCCCCCTGTTGCAGATCCCTCGCCAGATATCACAGACATCGTGATTAAGCCCTCGCCAACCTCTCGCTGGCTTGCACCTACCAGCACGCTACTCATTCACAGCCGCACTTTTTGGAGTCTTCAGATGGTGCCCGTAGGATTGCTCCTTTTAGCAAGTGTATTTGCGATCAGTCGCCGCCGCCGTTCAGCCCGCATGGCAGGTCGGGCAGGGGAGCTCCGTGCTGCCTGGGCTGAATTTGAATCAGGTAAAGCCTCGGAGGCTAACTTTCTGCGCCACGCAGCCCAATTCATCCATGTCGCTAGTGCTGGAACTCCGGTGAAAGATCCTGATTTGAAAGCGATCGTCGAACGCTACGAAAACACACATTTTACCGCTGCGGGTGCTAGTCCTATCCCAGCGATTGAGCAGCGCAAGATCACGGAGACTTTAAGTCGCCTGTTTAAACAAGCTCTCGCCAAGGTGACTTTGCTGGCCCTTTTAGGATTTCTGGCCTCCACTAGTTCATCGGCACAATCTTCGAAAAACTCAGCCCCCACCTCAGATGAAGTCTATCGTGAAGCTTTGGCGGAAATGGAGAAGGGGAATTTCGCCCGTGCTCAATACGTGGCTGAATCACTGACCAAGAAGAAACCCGCTCAACTCAGTCCTGAGGTTTTTCAACTCATCGGTCACGCGCGCTACCGCCAAGAGGATCTTGGTCGTGCCGTTCTATGGTATCAGCGAGCGCAGTTATTTGATCCACGCAATCCTGAATTACGCCAGAATCTGCGCCATTTGCATGAGCGGCTACGTTTTTTGTCTTTTGGTGAAAAATCGCCCCTAGCAGAATGGAGTCTGTGGCTAACGCCCAATGAATGGGTGCTTTTGGCTGCTATTGGTTTTTGGCTTGTGATGTTCTCCGTTCTTTGGCGTATCTTAGCTGGTCGCGGGGCTCTAACGGGGGCAGTGATCGTTTCTGTTTTGGGTCTTTTGATCGCCATTCCAGCAGCTTCTTTGGCTGCATTCAGGCCCCAGGGACTGGAACGCATACAGAATATTTCTCTGGTCACCGTGTCTGATGTACGGGCCTACACCGCTGCTACCGTGACATCTGGGACTGTGATGGATCTACCGCCAGGTTCTCAAGTGCGAGTTTTAGAAAAACGTGGCACTTGGGTTTATATAGAAATTCCAAATGCGCCCGAAAACTTGCGCGGCTGGGTGGAGGGGGGGGCCATCACCCCATTGTGGATTTGGGATGAAGCTTTAGTCCCCTGATTTTTTTTAGACCCCGAGGAATAATTCCGTCACAGCGGGCTCTCATGGTTAGGCATTGCCGCATTTGGGATGCTGAATTAAATCCAACCACAACCTACCTGATATGAAAGCTATCCTTCTTCTTTCCCTCGCCCTTGCCAGCCTGGGTCTCTCCAGTTGCGCCAATTGCTGTAAAAAGAAGCCTGCTGATTGCACGAAATGTGCATCGTGTGACTCGAAAAAGATGTAGAATGGGCTGAGTTTTTAAGAGCTCAACCTCTCATTTTTTATTGTTAGCTGCGTCACATGGAGTTCGAACACTTGGTTCAAGAACACTACCAGGGGCTTTATCGCTTCGCGCTGAGTCTTGCCCAGCGCGAGGCCGACGCAGCTGACCTGACGCAACAGACTTTTTTGCGTTGGGCTACTCGGGGTTTTCAACTCCGTGATCGTAGCAAAGCCAAGACTTGGCTTTTTACGACCCTTTATCGTGAGTTTCTTACTGGCAGTCGCCGTTCGGTTCGTTTTCCACATGTAGAACTGGCAGATGCGGAGCCGGAACTCCCTGCGGTGCAGGATCGCACGATGGAGGAATTGGATGGTCAATCTGCTCTGGATGCGCTGAGCCAGTTGGACGAAACTTATCGCGCACCCCTGACTCTTTTTTATCTTCAGCAACACAGTTATCAGGAAATCTCGGAAATTCTCAATGTTCCCATCGGTACGGTGATGTCTCGCCTTTCGCGGGGGAAATCCCAGTTGCGTCAAAAGCTGTCCCCAGCCCGCGAAGATCAAGATTCTAGTGCTTCTCCTCCTTCTCCCAAAGTGATTCCTTTTGTCGAACCCCCACGTTCTAGTCGCCATGGATGACTCAGAAATTCAGCTTCGTCTGAGTGCCTGCCGCCCGCACGGTCAGGACAATGATGATCCTCTTTTGAAAGAGGCTCTGGAGACTTTGCCTCAGCGTCCTGCTTTGATGGAATGGTTTGCTCAGGAGCAGGAGTTCGACCGCAAAATGTGCAAATGCGTCGGTGAAGTGCCGGTTCCTGATTCCCTGCGGTCAGAAATTTTAGCGGCGGCTAAATTGACCACTGCTGTGCCTCGCTGGCAGCGACTTCCCTGGTTGGCCACGGCGGCTGCGATTGCTCTTATGGGGATTTTGTTCACGCTCTCCGAGCCCGCAGCCACGGCGGGCACTCCCACTTTAGCGGAATTTGAGACAGAGATTGTGGATATTTTCGATTCCATGAAAAATCAAGGCTTTGGTCTGGATCATGTCACTGGTGAAATCGCCAATGTAAGTGCTTGGCTGGGTACCCAGGGTGCACCTAAACCTTATGTCGTAAAACCTTGTACCAAAGAGGCACGCCCATTCGGTTGCCGCACCGTCTCATGGCGAGGTCAAAAAGTCGCCATGGTTTGTTTTGGCCGAGGGGATCAAGAGGCCCATCTTTTTGTCGTCTTGAAAGAGGCTTTAAAAGACACCCCAGACCAACTCAACCCTGAAAAGGTGGAACGTGTGGAGGGATATCCTGTAGCCTCCTGGTCATGCCGCAAATATGTCTATGTGATGATGGGAGATTCCCCTGAAACGAATTTGGACGAATTCCTCGTCGCTAGTTCAGATCTCAAATGACACGGGTTGGCGGATTTTGTCCCGCTCGAGTACGTCGGCTAATGTAGTGGCCTGTAGCCAGGCATTGACATCATTGCGCAGGTTGCCAAAGACTTGGCCGAGCCCACACCCGCCTGGAATGCCGCATTCGCATTTGGCCCCGGGTTGATCAATCATCGTCGCACAGTGAATGGGCTCAAAGGGCCCATCAATCAGTTGCACGATTTCGCCAAGGGTGATGCGGAGAGGTGCTTTTTGAAATTGGTATCCCCCACCCACGCCTCGTTTACTCCGCAACAGTCCGCCATTTTTAAGGACCAATAAAATCTGTTCCAAAAATTTTAAAGGGATGCGTTCATTCGCGGCAATATCCTGGATGGAAAAGGTGGATATTTCAGGCGAGCGAGCCATAGCCAATAAGGCGCGCATGGCATACTCGGCTTTACGGGAGAGCTTCATGAAGGCTATGCGTTAAAGGAGTTTAATTTTGAGGCAACCAGCAATGGCAGCATTTACGAAATTTTTTTTGACAACTGGACTCGTTTCTGGCCAAACTCTCATTGTTCCTATGAAATGGATTTTCTCCCTCATCACCCTCTCCGTTCTTTCTTCTTGCACCACGAAGCCCTACATGGTGGGCAGCGTGAATGAGCAATTCTACAAACGCTATCGCACTCCGGGTGCAGGCTACCATAAGAAGGGTGAAGTGCGTGAATTCGACTACACTTGGCAGGAGCGCCTTCAAGGCACTGCCCACCTTCCAGTCGCCTTCAAGCAGAACCGCTCTAAAGTGGTGTATGTTCAGGAGGAAACTGTGGTGACTACTCCTTACACCAGCAGTAAATAAGCTCGCTGACAAAATGATTTAAATGAGAGCGGCTAACCTGTTGAGGGTTGCCGTTCTTTTTTTATGGTTTGTCAAAGCGTTGCATGCTCCTGCTATTCTTCTTGGCTGAATCAGTTAAGGGAATTTAGAAATCTGAAAATAAACCTTGATTCCCCAGGTTTATCTAGCATCCTCCACCTCCCCGAAAGTCCG comes from Prosthecobacter dejongeii and encodes:
- a CDS encoding RNA polymerase sigma factor — translated: MEFEHLVQEHYQGLYRFALSLAQREADAADLTQQTFLRWATRGFQLRDRSKAKTWLFTTLYREFLTGSRRSVRFPHVELADAEPELPAVQDRTMEELDGQSALDALSQLDETYRAPLTLFYLQQHSYQEISEILNVPIGTVMSRLSRGKSQLRQKLSPAREDQDSSASPPSPKVIPFVEPPRSSRHG
- a CDS encoding RrF2 family transcriptional regulator yields the protein MKLSRKAEYAMRALLAMARSPEISTFSIQDIAANERIPLKFLEQILLVLKNGGLLRSKRGVGGGYQFQKAPLRITLGEIVQLIDGPFEPIHCATMIDQPGAKCECGIPGGCGLGQVFGNLRNDVNAWLQATTLADVLERDKIRQPVSFEI
- a CDS encoding BatD family protein encodes the protein MTKVIRDSCTAWRLLAVFWLALTSLSHAATVRAYIQPAKARPNQMVMYVITVQDGQVESVPDLRLPLQISQSTAVSTSQQYSLSQGRQTTSIQLSWGVAASEPGEFVIPAQTLRINGEEVATNEVKLSVEAGSDPSGLGSGEDANQPVLQIELGKKEIYQGEVMPVTCSLYVPRQTQLRRLGLIEIEKSDFAISRFPQQSDQTTTVIDGVGYVVLTFRSTLSSLRTGDLKVGPASMEILVEVPMEGARRPNLPQNFPQAFFGVPTEPRKLVVKSQQVTLKVLPLPTEGKPASFSGAVGDFSMTASANPNELTVGDPLAVELIFEGTGNFDALTAPALTAPSGWKSYPAKRYNIEGQLDQNQVPTLERKIGYSQVFIPEAVHAALPPFEVSYFSATQKQYVTLRTEAIPLTMKPAAPTSETAATASTTANMPVPPPVADPSPDITDIVIKPSPTSRWLAPTSTLLIHSRTFWSLQMVPVGLLLLASVFAISRRRRSARMAGRAGELRAAWAEFESGKASEANFLRHAAQFIHVASAGTPVKDPDLKAIVERYENTHFTAAGASPIPAIEQRKITETLSRLFKQALAKVTLLALLGFLASTSSSAQSSKNSAPTSDEVYREALAEMEKGNFARAQYVAESLTKKKPAQLSPEVFQLIGHARYRQEDLGRAVLWYQRAQLFDPRNPELRQNLRHLHERLRFLSFGEKSPLAEWSLWLTPNEWVLLAAIGFWLVMFSVLWRILAGRGALTGAVIVSVLGLLIAIPAASLAAFRPQGLERIQNISLVTVSDVRAYTAATVTSGTVMDLPPGSQVRVLEKRGTWVYIEIPNAPENLRGWVEGGAITPLWIWDEALVP